The sequence CTCGCCCGCCGCCCTGGAGAACCCATGCAGCACATTGAAGCCCACCTGATCGCCACCGACCTCAAGATCGCCATCGTGAATACCCGCTGGAACCATTTCATCGTGGACCGCTTGGTCGAGGGGGCACAGACCGCCTTCGTCCAGCACGGAGGAACCACCGAGAACCTGACCCTGGTCACCGTCCCGGGCGCATTTGAGGTGCCGCTGGTCGCCAAAAAGCTTGCGGAGAGTGGCGAGTACGACGCCGTGGTCTGCCTGGGCGCGGTCATCAAGGGCGCCACCGATCACTACGACTTCGTGGCTGGGAACGCGGCCTCCGGGCTGGCCCGGGTCAGTCTGGAGACGGGCGTGCCGGTCGCGTTCGGGGTGTTGACCACGGATACCATCGAGCAGGCCATCGAACGCGCGGGCACCAAGGCTGGGAACAAAGGAATAGAGGCCGTGCTGGCCGTGATTGAGACCGCCAACCTGCTCAGAAAGTTGTGACGAGGCCTGGAGGCGGCCCCCTCCCTGATTGATCTAGATCGAGCCAACCGGACAGTCACACCATTTTTCTTGCGGTCATCTGATGTAAGACCAAAGTGAGTGACTTCATGCCATGCTCATGTCGCTCACGACCTCTCAGTCTTGTTAGGGGAGCGCCGCCTGGAGGTTTATGTGACTGAGTCCCCAACCACGCCATTGACCTTCAGCCCCGTGTCCAGTGGCCCAGCTCTTTTTCAGGCGCTCATTGAGCACAGCGCTGACCTGATCACCCTGCTCGACCGGGACGGCCGCATCCTGTACCAGAGCCCGTCCGTTCAGCGGTACCTGGGCTGTGACCGCACGCCCACGGCTGAGGGGCACCACGTAACCTTCACCGCCCTCCACCTGGAAGACCGTGAACGCATTTCCCAGCAGCTGATGCAGTTGCTGCCTGGCGTCACCGTGAGCCTGTCTCCTTACCGCCTCCAGCACGCCAACGGGAGTTGGTGCTGGTTAGAAGGAACGGCCATCAACCTGCTGCACGATCCCAATGTGGGCGCGGTGCTCGTGCAGGCCCGCAACGCGACCCTCCGCATCCACGCCGAGCAGCGCGCCCGCGCCTTGGAAGGTCTCAGCACCGCGCTGGCGAGCACGAACACCACGTCCGAGGTCGTGCAGATCATCCTCCTTCAGGGCCTAGAAGCCATGGGCGCCAGTGCAGGCAGCGTGATGCTGCTCTGTTCAGATCGGCAGCACGTGGAGATCGTGGGCAGTGCCGGGTATCCCGCCCGCGAAGAGCGTCCGTGGCGGCGCTTTCCCCTAGAGAGCGCCGTTCCCGCAGCAGACGCGATTCGCGCAGGGCAAGACCTGTTTCTGACGCGTGAGGATTGGCTGACCCTGTATCCGCAGTGGCAACATCTTCTCACGCCGGCCAGCGGGAACCAGGCGGTTCTTCCCCTGCGGATGAACGGCCACGTGATGGGCGCGATTACCCTTTCGTTCGTGGAGAACAGGGCCCTGAGCAAAACACAACGTCGGTTCCTACGCACCATTGCCGCTCAGTGCGCCCTGGCACTGGAGCGCAGCGAGTTGAATGCGCGACTTCAGCAGCAGGAGCGCTTCTACCGCAAAATCACCGAATACAGTCATGACCTGGTCAGCATCATTGGGCTGGATGGGGTGACCCAGTACATCAGCCCGGCCATGACGCCCATGCTGGGCTACACGCCAGAGGAACGGTTGGGCGTCAATGTGTTCAACGGAATCCATCCGGAAGATCTCGACCGGGTGATGCAGGTCTTCCGGGAAGCGGTCAGGTCTCGAACCCCGGTGCTGACCACTTACCGCTTTCAGCACAAAGAGGGCCACTGGGTGTGGCTGGAATCCACCGGCGTCAACTCGACTGATGATCCAGACATCGGGGGGGTGATGATCAATACGCGCGACGTCACGGTACGGATTGCCGCCGAGGAGGCCCTGCACCTTCAGCTGCGCCGCTTTCAGCATCTGGTCAATCTCACGGCGGACTTCGCCGCCCAGGACTCGTTAGAACAGCTCATTCAGGCGGCGCTGGACCACTGCCTAGACCTCACCGCGTACGACTACGGCTTTTTCTTTCCCATGGATGGGAACAGCCCGATCGAGCTGCTTCGGGCTGGACAGGTGGCCGACGAGCTCTTCGCCTGGACGACCCCGTGGGCCAAAGCCCACCGCGCTGGGGAAGTCGGCAAGGCGTTGCGGCGTCAGGCAGCCTTTTTCGCCGGACCAGACGAGCCCGTGTTCAGCCCGCCCGAGGCTTTGCCCCGACGGGTCTGGACCTCTCTGGCGGTGTTGCCCATCGTGACACGTGAGGTGCTGCGCGGCTTCCTGGCGTTCGGCACGAACGACGCGGTGGACGTGGACGAGGACAGCCGGCGGCTGCTGCTGGGGGTGGGGGAGCAGACCAGCCGGGTGGTGGAGCGCAGCGTTCATTTGAAGGAACTCCAGCAGTCGCGCGAAGAGACCCTGCGGGCCATGGGTCTGGCGCTGGAGTACCGCGATTACGAGACTAAAGGACACACCGACCGCGTGGTGGCCTTCACCGAGAGGCTAGGCCGGGTTCTGGGGTTTTCCGGCGCTGACCTGGACGCCCTGCGCTGGGGCGCGTTCCTGCACGACACGGGGAAAGTCGCCATTCCCGATGCGATCTTGCTGAAGCCGGGGAAACTGACACCGGAGGAATGGGACGTGATCAAGCGGCACCCGGGGATTGGGTACGAGATGCTGGAGCACATTCCTTCTCTGCCGCCGACCACCCTGGAAGTGGTGCTGTACCACCAGGAGCGCTGGAATGGCAGCGGGTACCCGAAGGGTCTGGCTGGCACGGATATTCCTCTCGCCGCCCGCGTCTTCGCTGTGGTTGACGTCTACGACGCCTTGACCAGTGAACGGCCTTACAAAAGGCCTGGACGCCCCAGGAAGCCGCCGAGCAGCTTCGCCAGGAGGCCGGGGTGCTGCTGGATGAACGGGTTGTTCAGGCCTTCCTGCACATCTTGGATCAGGAGGGAGAGCTCACCACACTAGCCCAGGAGAATTCACTATGACTGTTCTTGATCTGACGTTCGCCCAGCGATCCAGCGCCTCCATCACCGGGTCTGGCCCGCAGACACTGCTGTGCGCCCACGGCTTTTGTTCCCACCAGGGAATTTTCCGACACCAGGTGGCTGCTTTTGCACAGACCCACCGGATCGTGACGTATGATCTCGCTGGCTTCGGACAGTCGGATTCAGACCTGTGGCGCGCGGAGCGTCACCAGCGGTTCGAAGGGTACGCGGCCGACATGGTGCGCTTGATCGACGAACTTGACCTGCGGAACATTACCCTGCTGGGTGCCTCCATGAGCGCGATGATCGGACTGCTGGCTTCACTGGAACGTCCAGAACGCTTCGACGCGTTGGTGTTCATCGGGGCGAATCCGCGTTACCTGAATGACGCGACCTACAAGGGCGGCTTCGAGCGGGGGGATGTGGACAGCTTCTACGGGTTGATCGATGGGCGTCAGGACTGGCAGGGTACCCTGACGGGTATCCTGCTCAACCAGCCGGTGTCTCTCCCTCTCCAGGAGATCGCTGAGAGCGTGCGGGGGGTGAAGCCTGAGGTGGCGGGTGTGGTGGCGCGGGCCATCTTCGAGTCGGACTACCGCTCCCTGCTGTCTCAGGCACGACATCCGGTTCTCGTGACGCAGACCCGGGCGGACAGCGCTGTTCCTGAAAGCGTGGCGCTGTACCTGCACCGTAGCCTGCCGAACTCGCAACTGGCTTTCCTGCCAGGCGTCGGTCACATTCCCAACTTCACAGAACCCGAAGTGTTCAACGCGGCCGTCAAACAATTCCTGGTTCAAGTGCTGCAGGGGCAGGATTAACCGCCCATCTCTGGAGTTCAAGTACACTGCCGGGTCAGGGAGCGGGGTCGCACGAGAGTCGGAATGAAATTTCCCGCTCAGAGGTCACCCGTCTACTCGGGATCTGAGAGCTGAAGCGGGCATCGTCAGAACACCAAGAATTCGACCCTATTTGGACAGATTCAAGCCGGATTTTTGACGTCAGGTTGGAGTATACCCAAAGCTGACAGATCAGGAAGAGCGGCGAAGGCTTCCCCGATCGCCAGGATCGCTGGTCGACAGGCAAGTTCTGGCCTCGACTCTTCACGCTGCCCTGCCACGCTCGCTGGGCTTCACGCGGAACGTCACCGCTCAGCTGCCGCGTCAATGCGGGCATGTCTCAGAGGTGCCACAGGTCGCCGCCTTTGCCGCCTTGTATCTGCACAAAGTGCATGTGCTGCGTGCAGAAAGGCGCTGCGCAGCATGCCGATCACCTGCTTGAGGTGCGTTAGGGGCATGAACTGGCCTCTTCATTGCTTTGGCGAAAAGGAATGCAAGGTCGAGCTTGCGATGCGCCAGAGGTCTGCCCGCTGGATACCCTGGAAATCTTGGTCGTCCTCTCGCTTAGTCACAGCATCACCTGAACTTGACATTAACGCCATCGCCATGATCCGTCACTAATGCAGCCACACAGCCGCTTATGCGGTACTTCCTTCCCGGCTCGCCATGACCTGTCACCGCTGTCCCTCCCCCGAGATCATTGAACCCTTGCGGCCAGGGTCGCCTGGATGGTCGCGGGGCAGTCCGCGTGTGGGGGTATATATGGAACGGCCTTCACCAGACTCTTGGCCCTTCCCCAACTTCATCTGCTCGACCTTCATTGGTTTGGCTTCCGCTCTGGACAGCGCGCGTCTAGGGTAAGCCACCCAGAGCAGGTGCCGACCGGGTGAAGTCGGGAGGATTGCTCCTGGCGCTTCCGTGTCGGGGGCTTTGACCGGATGCGGCCATCCCTGAAAGAGCTCGGGTTAGGCCCTGGGGACTCCCAGACAGCAAGCAGGAGAGGGCGTGCGCGAATGAACAGCGACCCGGGCGGAGCAGAAGAAAACGGTTCAGGGAACGACCCACTCGACAGTCCGGGCAGCGAGCTAGCCCACTTCATGCTGTACGCCTACTCCTGGTCTGCGGTCGTGCAGGGCGGCTACGGGATAGGACCACTCTCACCCACATTGCTGCTCTCCGCCTGGAGGAGTTATCTGTGGCGAGGACTGAGCGACCACATATCGGTGTACATCACGACGGCTCACCGCCGGACGGTGTATCTCCCAGGACCACATGACGATGAGGTGCCCCGGGGGTTCTCGCTTAGGGGAAATCGGGTGGGGGTGTGCGGGTTGGACGAGCGGGGCTCCGAGGTCAATCTCAGGGGGCTGAGTCTCAGTGAGGTGAACGGGTACCTGTTCGTGTCCAATCCGTACTGACCTCACCGGACGGCTTGCCCCGGGTCGTGGCTGGGCAGGTCCCGGCTACTGAACCTGTTGCCGAACCGATGGACACAGGCGCCCCCGTCGGCAAGGCCCTGTTGCAGCTGGTAGACGGAGTTGCGGAGTTGAAACGCGCCAATGCGCGCGAACATTGAGCGGAAGCTGAGGGTCGAGACGATGGCTGTTGATCTCGCTTGTTCCCGCACCCAGTTGCAGCTCGGGTCAGCCCCATGATGGGGTCAGGTCATCGAGTGAACCGCTGTACTGCACTTGGGAATACTGCTCTAACCGCAGGAACACATTGGCGATTGCGGTCTCAGGGCGCGGATACAGCGCTAAGGTCTCGTGCGGCCGAGACCGCGTGATCAATCGGTGATCGACCCGAAACCGCCACGCTTGCGGATAGGGGAACAAGGCGGCCGCCCCAAAGTCCGCTCCTATTAAGGCCGATTCGGCGCCTCCTGGACGTCGCAAGAAATCGCAAGTCAGCCCTGTGAATGCCCTCGATGTCGGCTGGGTGCTGAGATTCCGATCTCCCTCATAAATTCTGTCAGGCCGTCAGGGTCTGCACCACAGTGGACGGCGTGAGACATTGGCTTTGGAGGGCTGTGGACGAGCACGGTTTCGTGCTCGACATCGTGCTTCAACGGCACCGCGATACTGACGCTGCGAAGACCGTATTGACCACTCTCTTGGGTGAATACCCTGTCCCAGAGGCCATTCACACCGACCAATGGCAGAGCTATGGCGCTGCAATCCGGGAGCTTTCAAGTCTGGTTCAGGTTGACCACCAAGAGGTGGTCTCCGCAGCACGGTGTAACAATCTGATTGAACAATCTCACCAACCAACAAGGCGTCAGGAAAGACAACAACAGGGATTCAAGCGGAAGAGACGCACGCAGGAGTTTCTGAGCCTGCACGCCCGAATTGAAAACCTTCACCATCACTCGCGAACCAGCGTTCCTGCTATGACCAGAAGAAACAATCAGAAGCAGGCGTTCCAGACGTGGTCAATGATCGCGGCAGGGGTGGCCTGAGCCTCAGGCCACCCCTGCCCTCCGTCTGCCGTGAGTCCAGTTAAGGCAACACAACCCCTGAGGGTTGTGTCCAGCAGTTCCGCGGCACCGCGGGATGCCGAACTGAACCTCGCGTCAGGGGCAGGCGCCTATGTGACCAAGCCTGTGGGCTTCTCGGCCTTCATGCAGACGGTACAGGACATCCTGCGCGACTGGGCCGTACCGGGATCAAAGCTGAGCGCTCCGGTGGCGTGCCTCCTGAGCGGATCTGGCCCAGCCGCATCACTTGCACATCTTCCACTGCGGATGCAACGCGCTCTTACCGTCCGTCTCCGCTGATATTTCAGACGGGGGACTGAACCCACCGCACAGGAGCGTTCAGTCCTTGGGTCACCTGCTTGACCTCTGGGGCATCGCCGTCAGCTTGTTCTTCCCGTTGTGGTGGCATGTCAGAAATTTCTTAAGAAGGTTCCAACCAGAGGCTGGGCAAAGCACCACCATGTGTTCGGCGGGATCGCTATGCTGCCCGAATGTCCGAACCGTCCGCGGCGCCCCCCTCTCTGACTGATCGCCTGCAGGACGTCACCGAAGCGCTCGCCGCCGCGACCAGGCCTGCCGGCATCTTCGGAATCGTGCTCCAGCCCGCCCTGGCGGCCCTGGACGCGGCCGCGGGCGCGGTTCTTCTGATCAGTACTGCGGGCGACCGCCTGGAAATCGCCGCCACCCACGCCCGCGAGGACGGAACGCCGACCATCTGGCAGAACAGCCCCCTTGATGCCACCCTCCCCACCGGGGACGCTCTGATCCAGCACATGCCGCAGTTCTTCGAGCATCAGGAAGCGCTGACGACCGCCTACCCCGCCCTCGTGGAACGCGCCGGTGCCAGCGTCCCGATCGCCAACGCCGTCCTGCCGATGTTCCTCGATGGGGAGCCCCTGGGCACCATCGTGCTGGATTTCACGGAACCGCACCCGTTCATGCCGGAAGAGCGGCGCTTCCTGCGCATCCTGGCGGCGCAGTGCGCGATCGCCATAGGCCGCGCCCGTCTGTCCGCTGACCTGCAGCGGCAGGTGGAGGCGCGCACCCGTGAGCTCCAGGAAGCTGGTGTTCGCGCGGAAGTCTTGGCCACTCTGGGTGACGCCCTGCAGCGTGCCGACTCACCAGAAGACGTGGCCACCCTGGCCCTGGAACCCCTCGGTCACGCCCTGGGCGCCAGTAGCGCCATGGTCGTTCGCCTGGAGCACGGCTTCCTGAATGTGCCGACCATTTGGGGTCAGGTTCTGCCCGCCATGGCGGCCCTGCAGACCCGAGATGTTCCCCTGCAGGAAGCGACCCTGCTGGCCGAATGTGTCCGCACCGACCGGGCAGGGTATTATGCGGATTACAACGCGGCGCGGGGCGGGCTCAGCGGGCTGCCCACGGTGGCCTTCGCGGTGGAGCCCATTCACGGTCCCGGAGGCGGGGTGGCCGGATTCCTGTGTGTGTGGCGCCCCCCGCGCGCCCAGCCCTGGCCGGAAGGCGACCAGGACCTCCTGCGCCGCGCCGCTGGCACCCTCGGCCTGGCCCTCAAACGCGCCGAGAACGCCGCGCAACTTGGGGCGCACACCCGGCAGCTGGACGAGGAACGCGCCGCACTCGACGCCTTCGTCGCCTACAAGACCGCGGTGGGCAGCGAGAGCGACGTGCTGGCCCTCGCGCGTCAAGCCGTGCGGGTGGTGCGCGCGAACCTAGTGCACGTCAGCGTCGCGTACTACGAACTGGAGGACAGCCTGTGGAAAGCACGGGTATGGTCTGAGGACATCCCCGCGCACATCGTCACGCAGATCCGGCAGGGGGTGCCGCAGGATGCACCGAACTACGCCCAGGCGGCCCGCACCGGCGAGGCGGTGTTCGCGGATGGCTGGAGTCCCGCGGCCAATGCGGTCGAGCAGGCCGAGGCTTACGGGGCCGCGGCCTTCCTGCCCCTGGGCAGGCATGGCCAGGTCCAGAGCCTCTTTTCGGTGGGCACACGAGACGCCCGGGCGTGGACCGAGCGCGAGAAAGCTATGGTGCAGGCGGTGGTCAGCGGCCTGAACCTCACCCTGGAACGTACGGATATTACCCGGCGCCTGCAGGAACAGAACGCGGAACTTGACGCGCGCACCCGGGCCCTGGACGCCTTCGCGGAACTCTGGCGGGACTTCACCCTGCAGAGCGACCCGTACGCCCTGATCCGGCGGGCGCAGGAAGTGATGCTCTCCCTGCTTCCGGACGGCTTCGCGCTGTACTACGAGATTGAAGACGGGCGGTGGCGCGTCCGGGCACAGGTGGGGGACCTGCGCAACCCGGAACTGCAGGCCGCGGTGGACGCAGGGCTGCAGCTCGATACGGCGCCCAACCTGCTCACACCCTGGACGACCCGGAAGCCGTCTTACCAGGAGCAGTACCCGCCGAACCTGGACCACCTGGGCGACAAGGCGAGCGGCGTGGGCGCCACGGTCACCCTGCCCGTCATGGTCGAGGGGGAGCCCTGCGGGGTCATCGCAGTGGTCCTCTTCGGGGCCCGTGGCTGGTCCGCGGTGGACCGGGTGGTGCTAGAAAGTACGGTGCGCAGTCTGGGCCTGGCTATTGAAGGCGCCCGGGGCGCCGCCGAGCTGCGGCGGGCATCGCGGTTCAACGAGCTCGTGCTCAACAGCATCGGAGAAGGGCTGACCACTACGGATGTCCAGGGCCGCTCCACGCTGGCGAACCCAGCGGCGTTGACGATGCTGGGATACGCGGCAGAGGACTTTCTGGATCTCCCGCAGCATGCCCTGATCCACCATTCGTACCCGGACGGGTCTCCCTTCCCCCGGGAAGCCTGCGCGGTCTATGCGGCGTCCAGGGATGGGCAGGTGCACCGGCGGAAGGACGAGGTGTTCTGGCGCAAGGATGGCTCGTCCTTCCCGGTGGAATACACCAGCACGCCCATCTTGAACGAGGGTGGGGAGATTGAGGGTTCGGTGCTGGTGTTCCGGGACGTGACGGAACGCCAACGGGCGGAAGTCACCCTGAGGGAGGCGAATGAGGAACTGCGCCGATCGAACCAGGAACTCGAGCAGTTCGCGTATGTTGCGTCCCATGATTTGCAGGAGCCCCTGCGGACGGTGGCGAGCTTCTCGCAGTTGCTGGCCCACCGGTATGCGGGGCAGTTCGACGAGCGGGGGCAGATGTATGTCCGGCTGATGAGCGAGGGAACCGAGCGCATGGCGCGCCTCCTGCAGGATCTGCTCGCGTTCTCGCGGGTGGCGCATGGTAACGCGGCCCTAGAGCCAGTGAACACGGGCGGTATTCTCGTGCAGGTGAGGCAGGACTTGGACGCGCAGCTTGGACGCACCGGCGCTCAGCTCGAACTTGGGGAGCTGCCGGACGTGCGGGGGGACGCGTCTCAGCTGCGCCAGCTGTTTCAGAACCTGATCGGCAACGCCTTGAAGTTCAGTCACCCGGAACGGCCGCCTGTGGTGCGCGTACAAGCTCAGCGCGACGGTGCCCTGGTGCGCTTCAGCGTGCAGGACAACGGGGTGGGGATTGCGCCAGAGTACTTCGAGCGGATCTTCACGATTTTCCAGCGGCTGCACACCCGCGAACAGTACGAGGGGAGTGGCATTGGCCTGTCCATCGTCCGGAAGATCGTGGAGCGGCATGGGGGGCGGATTTGGCTGGAGAGCACACCGGCCATGGGGACGACCTTTGTCTTTACCCTGCCGGCGGCGGAGGCGGGCGCATGAGGGGGGGGCGGTGATGCGGGTGCTGCTGGTGGAGGATCATCTTGCAGACGCTGTGTTGCTCTCTGAATGGTTGGAGCTGGCTGGAATCGTGTGGGAGGTGGTGCATGTGGTGACGTTCGCGGACGCTGCCTTGCGCTGGCAGGACGGCAGCTTCGCCGCCCTGCTGCTGGATCTCGATATTCCGGATGGGTTCGGGCTGAACCTGGTGGAACGTGGGCTGGAGCTGGCTGGCGATGTGCCGGTGGTGGTCCTGAGCGGGCGAGCGGATGAGGCGGTGGCGGCTGGAGCCGTGGAACTGGGCGTGCGGGCCTACGTGGTGAAGGGGCCCACGTCCGTGCAGAGTCTGCTGGCTGCTCTGGAGAGACAGGCAATCCCGTGACTGCCTAGGGCTCACAGCGTCGTAGCGGCCACCATTGATGGGGTCTGTCACGGCGATGATGGCGGCCAGTTGGCCAGCGATGGCGGCATACAGCAGGCTCTTACCCTCGTCCCCGATTTGATTCTCCTGGCGAATTCAGGCGGCACCTAAGTCATGCACAGCCAGGAATGCGCTCGCCTCTTTCGCTGGCATCGGCTTGGTGAAGAGGTAGCCCTGAGCCAGGTCGCAGCCGAGTTCACTCAGAAAGGCCAGCTGGGCGGTTGTCTCCACCCCCTCGGCAACGACTGTGAGGCCAAGGGCCCGCGCCAGCGCCACGATCGCCTGCACCAGAGCCTGGGTGTTGCGCGGCGCCCCGAGCCCGGCCACGAACGAGCGGTCAATCTTCAGGACGTCGATCGGTAACCAGTGCAGGTACGACAGGCTCGAATATCCGGTCCCGAAGTCGTCCACTGCCACCCGTACCCCAAGCGCCCGCAGGCGCTCCATCTGCCGGGCCGAATCTTTTGGATCGCGCATCACCAGGCTTTCAGTAAGTTCCACTTCCAGCAAGCTCGGGTCGAGGCCAGCATCCTTGATCGCCTGCTCGACTGTGTCAAAGAAGTCGGGCCGAGCAAACTGAAGGGCCGAGACATTCACCGCGACTCGGATCGGCCAGCCTGCGTCGCGCCACACCGCCGCTTGACGGCAGGCCTCCGTCAGCACCCATCCACCTATGGCAACGATCAGGCCACTTTCCTCGGCGGTCGGGATGAACTTCTCCGGTAGTACCAGCCCGAGGATCGGGTGCCGCCAGCGCACGAGGGCCTCGACCGCGACCGGCCTCCCACTCAGCGTGACCTGCGGCTGGTAGTGAAGCTCGAGCTCGCCAAGCGCCAGCGCCCGGCGCAGCCCACCCTCGAGCTCAAGCCGTTCCTGCGCGGTCTCGTTCATCTCAGGCGCGAAGCAGCGCAGCGTATCCTTGCCCGCTGTCTTAGCGCGGTACATCGCGACGTCCGCGTGGCGCTGCAACGTTGCGGCGTCATGGCCATCCTCTGGATAGACCGCCAGACCAGCGCTGCAAGTGACGAACAGCTCCCGCTCATCCACCCAGAATGCGCCTTCAAGGGTTTTGAGCAGCTCAGTCCCAATCCTGACCGCGTCCGACGGGTCGCGAAAGGCGGGCATCACCACCGTGAACTCATCCCCACCCATCCGCGAGAGGGTGTCGCCTGCCTGAAGTCGACCGAGGATCCGACGCGCCACCTGCCGGAGCAACTCGTCGCCTGCGTGATGGCCAAGGCTGTCGTTCACTCGCTTGAAGCCATCCAGGTCTATGACGAGCAAAACCACCGAACCTCCGTGCCGCCCCGCTCCATGGATGGCCTGCTCGAGTCGATCCTCGAACAACGCGCGGTTCGGGAGGCCGGTCAGGGAGTCGTGGGTCGCCTGATGGGCGAGCTGATCGGTCAGCTCCCGCTGCTCCACTGCCGCGGCTGCGTAGCTGATGAAGAGCTGCACCAGCTCGAATTCATCCTCTCTGAAGGGTGGGTTCCGGAGCCGGTTGAAGTAGAACACACCCAAGAGACCACGTTTTGTCGTCAGCGGAACAGAGATGAGGTGCTCAATCTCGACCTGAACACCGTCGGGGTACACCGAACGAGGGTCAAGGTGGGCCTGGTTGACGAGTTCCGCCCTACCTGAACGGAGAGTATCGCCGATGACCCCTTGATCAGCAGACCAGTTCTCGGCAGGGTCGCCCGGACTCATCCGCTCAGCGCCAATCATGCCGGAGGGGCGAAGCCGCCGCGCACCTGGCTCAAAGCGCAAGAAGGTGGCGACATCGATGTCCAGCAACTCCCGAACAGCACCCAGGACGGTCGAAATTGTTTCGCCAGACGAGCGGCTCGGGAGGATGGCCCGGGCCACCTCAAGCAGGCGCCGACGTTGCTCGGCCAGCCGCTCCAGGTGACGACGCTCAGCCTCGAGTTCGGCCGTGCGCTCAGCGACCCGGGCTTCGAGCGCACGGCTTTGCTGGATCCGCTCCTCCACTCGGCGGGCCTGAGCCTTAACCCGCTCGTTGGCGAAGGCGGCGAAAAGGGCAAGCAACAGGACGAAGAGGGTGCCGGCTGCCACCTGGACGGCCAGCCCGAGGGCATCAACGCCTTGGATCGGGCTGGCCACTTCGTGCGCACTGTGGGTGGAGAAGCGGGTGGCGGACTGCCCGGTGTAGTGCATCCCAACGACCGCTCCCCCCATGACCAGCGCTGCCATGAGCCGTGAGACGCCGGGTGCGGTGCCGTCCCGCAACCGGAAGGCGAGCCACAAGGCCACGATGGAGGCGGCAACCGCGATCAGGACAGAGAGGACGACGAGGGGCGGGTTGTATCCCATCGAGCCCCCGAGCCGCATGGCCGACATACCCATGTAGTGCATTGCAGCGACGCCGAAGCCCATCGTCAGGCCGCTGAGTAAGAGGCGCGGGAGGCGCAGATGGGAGCGCCCAGCAGTGAAGAGGGCGACGCCCGAGGCCAGCACCGCGACGATCAGCGAAGCCAAAACCGTGAGGGGGTCGTAGGCGACCGGCGTGGATAGGGAGAAGGCAAGCATGCCGACGAAGTGCATCGCCCAGATACCGAGTCCCATGGCCGCAGCACCGCCAACGAGCCACGCCGCGCGTTCACGTCCGCCTGAGGCTGCGACCCGGCCGGCCAGGGAGAGGGCGGCGTAGGAGGCGATCGTGGCAATAGCGTAGGAGAGGGCGACGAGGGCAGGATTGTACTGGCCTTCCATAGAGTGCATCAGAACCTCATCGCCGACGAGGGCTGGATTCAAGCGTTATCGTGCTCTGCCTGTCACCCAACGCCCGCAGGGATTGTGTCACCTTATTCGCTCAACCTGCTCAAGAAGGTGCCAAAAGGGTTGCGTTGCGTTAACTTGACCCGCAGCAGGCTGAGGGCAAGGGTAGCCTGAGGTTCAGTCCACCCCTGCCGCGACGGTTGACCACGTCTGGAACGGCTTGTACTTGGCTGCTTCGTCTGGTCGTAGCGGAAACGCTGGTGCGGGAGTAGTGGTGAAGGTTCAGAGATTCGGGCGTGCAGGCTCAGGAATTCCCGAGCGCGTTTTCGTCGTTTGAAGCTCTGCTGAC is a genomic window of Deinococcus sp. QL22 containing:
- a CDS encoding response regulator encodes the protein MRVLLVEDHLADAVLLSEWLELAGIVWEVVHVVTFADAALRWQDGSFAALLLDLDIPDGFGLNLVERGLELAGDVPVVVLSGRADEAVAAGAVELGVRAYVVKGPTSVQSLLAALERQAIP
- a CDS encoding EAL domain-containing protein — protein: MNPALVGDEVLMHSMEGQYNPALVALSYAIATIASYAALSLAGRVAASGGRERAAWLVGGAAAMGLGIWAMHFVGMLAFSLSTPVAYDPLTVLASLIVAVLASGVALFTAGRSHLRLPRLLLSGLTMGFGVAAMHYMGMSAMRLGGSMGYNPPLVVLSVLIAVAASIVALWLAFRLRDGTAPGVSRLMAALVMGGAVVGMHYTGQSATRFSTHSAHEVASPIQGVDALGLAVQVAAGTLFVLLLALFAAFANERVKAQARRVEERIQQSRALEARVAERTAELEAERRHLERLAEQRRRLLEVARAILPSRSSGETISTVLGAVRELLDIDVATFLRFEPGARRLRPSGMIGAERMSPGDPAENWSADQGVIGDTLRSGRAELVNQAHLDPRSVYPDGVQVEIEHLISVPLTTKRGLLGVFYFNRLRNPPFREDEFELVQLFISYAAAAVEQRELTDQLAHQATHDSLTGLPNRALFEDRLEQAIHGAGRHGGSVVLLVIDLDGFKRVNDSLGHHAGDELLRQVARRILGRLQAGDTLSRMGGDEFTVVMPAFRDPSDAVRIGTELLKTLEGAFWVDERELFVTCSAGLAVYPEDGHDAATLQRHADVAMYRAKTAGKDTLRCFAPEMNETAQERLELEGGLRRALALGELELHYQPQVTLSGRPVAVEALVRWRHPILGLVLPEKFIPTAEESGLIVAIGGWVLTEACRQAAVWRDAGWPIRVAVNVSALQFARPDFFDTVEQAIKDAGLDPSLLEVELTESLVMRDPKDSARQMERLRALGVRVAVDDFGTGYSSLSYLHWLPIDVLKIDRSFVAGLGAPRNTQALVQAIVALARALGLTVVAEGVETTAQLAFLSELGCDLAQGYLFTKPMPAKEASAFLAVHDLGAA